The following coding sequences lie in one Streptomyces sp. NBC_00510 genomic window:
- a CDS encoding NAD-dependent epimerase/dehydratase family protein, giving the protein MRYLVTGATGFIGGHLVRHLTARGHEVTALVRGGRDVPGARSVPGDLATGEGLAVALRGVDRVVHLAGVTKAGDPRAYAAVNAAGTRRLCEAAAAAAVPPRLVYCSSLAASGPGRRRHEDAPPEPVSAYGRSKLGGEWAVRDAADRLPAVVVRPPIVYGPGDPEFLPRLVAAVRTGLLPAVGRPGPRHYSLIHVDDLCRALITAADPGTTDVGTYHVCDGTEHRWEDIGAAVAAALGRRAPRVVHIPGPLAMAAARLFGSSSALNPDKVAEALHPAWTCAPGGRLPYRPAVTLPEGLRGALKR; this is encoded by the coding sequence GTGAGGTACCTCGTGACCGGCGCCACCGGCTTCATCGGCGGCCACCTCGTACGCCACCTCACCGCCCGCGGCCACGAGGTGACCGCGCTGGTGCGCGGCGGCCGCGACGTGCCCGGCGCCCGCAGCGTGCCCGGTGACCTGGCCACCGGGGAGGGGCTGGCCGTCGCACTGCGGGGCGTGGACCGGGTCGTCCACCTGGCAGGGGTCACCAAGGCCGGGGACCCCCGCGCCTACGCCGCCGTCAACGCCGCCGGCACACGGCGGCTGTGCGAGGCCGCCGCGGCGGCCGCCGTGCCGCCGCGCCTGGTGTACTGCTCGTCGCTGGCCGCCTCCGGCCCTGGGCGGCGGCGTCACGAGGACGCGCCGCCGGAGCCGGTCTCCGCGTACGGGCGCAGCAAGCTCGGCGGCGAGTGGGCGGTGCGGGACGCGGCGGACCGGCTGCCGGCCGTCGTGGTCCGGCCGCCGATCGTCTACGGCCCCGGCGACCCCGAGTTCCTGCCGCGGCTGGTGGCGGCGGTGCGTACGGGCCTGCTGCCCGCGGTCGGCCGGCCCGGGCCGCGGCACTACTCGCTGATCCACGTCGACGACCTGTGCAGGGCGCTGATCACCGCCGCCGACCCCGGCACGACGGACGTGGGCACGTACCACGTCTGCGACGGCACCGAGCACCGCTGGGAGGACATCGGCGCCGCCGTGGCGGCCGCGCTCGGACGCCGGGCGCCGCGGGTGGTGCACATCCCCGGGCCGCTGGCGATGGCCGCGGCCCGGCTGTTCGGCAGCTCGTCGGCGCTCAACCCCGACAAGGTCGCCGAGGCGCTGCATCCCGCGTGGACCTGCGCCCCCGGCGGCCGCCTCCCGTACCGGCCCGCCGTCACGCTGCCCGAGGGGCTGCGCGGCGCCCTGAAGCGCTGA
- a CDS encoding N-acetyltransferase, whose amino-acid sequence MNAVTVTPVEDRAATTAFIRLPYALYRDEPHWVAPLEREVRAFLDPRRNPFFETAEARLFLARRGRRTVGRIAAVTDPRFHERHDYKCGHFGLFECADDLEAAGALFDAAADWLAGRGLTRMLGPLSFSVNDECGLLVDGFDGPPSVGIPYNPPYYADLLTGCGFGKAKDLLSWLVPMPPDGEPPAAIARVAARTLADPAVRVRPLDRDRYEADMAVIKDIYNDAWAENYASVPLTDAEFLHMAAQLKSVVHPELVRIAEVDGEPAAFTLWVPDVNQALRTARGRLTTWGLPVGMLRISRAMGRITRVRGGTSGVRKEHRSRGLVAVLLADAQRAAFRLGYTETDLSWILEDNRGSNRHAQAMGGVHFRTHRLYERDGGGLR is encoded by the coding sequence GTGAACGCCGTCACCGTCACCCCCGTCGAGGACCGCGCCGCCACGACGGCCTTCATCAGGCTGCCGTACGCGCTCTACCGCGACGAACCGCACTGGGTCGCGCCGCTGGAGCGCGAGGTGCGCGCCTTCCTCGACCCGCGCCGCAACCCCTTCTTCGAGACGGCCGAGGCGCGGCTCTTCCTCGCCCGCCGGGGGCGCCGGACCGTCGGCCGGATCGCGGCCGTCACCGACCCCCGCTTCCACGAGCGGCACGACTACAAGTGCGGTCACTTCGGGCTCTTCGAGTGCGCCGACGACCTGGAGGCCGCCGGGGCCCTCTTCGACGCGGCGGCCGACTGGCTGGCCGGGCGCGGGCTGACCCGGATGCTGGGCCCGCTCAGCTTCTCCGTCAACGACGAGTGCGGGCTGCTCGTGGACGGCTTCGACGGGCCGCCGAGCGTGGGCATCCCGTACAACCCGCCCTACTACGCGGACCTGCTGACCGGCTGCGGCTTCGGCAAGGCCAAGGACCTGCTGTCCTGGCTGGTGCCGATGCCCCCGGACGGCGAGCCGCCCGCCGCGATCGCCCGGGTCGCCGCGCGCACCCTGGCCGACCCGGCCGTGCGGGTGCGGCCGCTCGACCGGGACCGCTACGAGGCCGACATGGCCGTCATCAAGGACATCTACAACGACGCCTGGGCCGAGAACTACGCCTCCGTGCCGCTGACCGACGCCGAGTTCCTGCACATGGCCGCGCAGTTGAAGTCGGTCGTCCACCCGGAGCTGGTGCGGATCGCCGAGGTGGACGGCGAGCCGGCCGCCTTCACGCTGTGGGTGCCGGACGTGAACCAGGCGCTGCGCACCGCGCGGGGCAGGCTCACCACCTGGGGGCTGCCGGTCGGCATGCTGCGGATCAGCCGGGCCATGGGGCGCATCACCCGTGTCAGGGGCGGCACCTCGGGCGTGCGGAAGGAGCACCGCAGCCGCGGGCTGGTGGCGGTGCTGCTCGCCGACGCGCAGCGCGCCGCGTTCCGGCTCGGCTACACCGAGACCGACCTGTCCTGGATCCTGGAGGACAACCGCGGCTCCAACCGGCACGCGCAGGCCATGGGCGGGGTGCACTTCAGGACGCACCGGCTGTACGAGCGCGACGGCGGGGGCCTGCGGTGA
- a CDS encoding aminotransferase class I/II-fold pyridoxal phosphate-dependent enzyme, with product MTEIQDATDAFRKDLSSSTFVRAMVETGVRPFYRSLHMTGDGEAVVEGRDVVMAGCNDYLGLSTDPRVTAAAAEALTRYGASCSGARTLNGTLPLHGELEERIADFLGTEAAAVVTTGFQANLAVAALLGRGDIAFSDMSNHASLVDGIRLGAARRVLYPHADTVRLDTLLEQATAAEPAAGKVVLTDGMFSMDGDLCRLPALTELAARHGARLVVDGAHDIGLLGPAGRGVADHFGLMDRVDLFTGTLSKCFGSTGGFLAGPAHVIDYLRYSARSILFSASMPPAALAAGIAALGIAAAEPWRRRRVLALAEALRAGLRALGYDTGDSVTPVVPVLIGDATVCARMWQALLDEGVFTNAVGAPAVPEGRCVIRVTVQATHSDAHLERILGAFAAAGRRVGLVPDLPAQAVAR from the coding sequence GTGACCGAAATCCAGGACGCCACCGACGCGTTCCGCAAGGACCTGTCGTCGTCGACCTTCGTGCGGGCCATGGTGGAGACGGGCGTCCGGCCCTTCTACCGCTCCCTGCACATGACGGGTGACGGGGAGGCCGTCGTCGAGGGGCGGGACGTCGTCATGGCGGGCTGCAACGACTACCTGGGCCTGTCCACGGACCCCCGGGTGACGGCGGCCGCGGCCGAGGCGCTGACCCGCTACGGCGCCTCCTGCTCCGGTGCGCGCACCCTCAACGGCACCCTCCCCCTCCACGGCGAACTGGAGGAGCGGATCGCGGACTTCCTGGGCACCGAGGCGGCCGCCGTGGTCACCACCGGCTTCCAGGCGAACCTCGCCGTGGCCGCCCTGCTCGGCCGCGGCGACATCGCCTTCAGCGACATGTCCAACCACGCCTCGCTGGTCGACGGCATCCGGCTCGGCGCGGCCCGCCGCGTCCTGTACCCGCACGCGGACACCGTGCGGCTGGACACGCTCCTGGAGCAGGCCACGGCCGCGGAACCGGCCGCGGGCAAGGTCGTCCTCACCGACGGGATGTTCTCCATGGACGGCGACCTGTGCCGGCTCCCCGCGCTGACGGAGCTCGCCGCCCGGCACGGCGCCCGCCTCGTCGTGGACGGCGCCCACGACATCGGGCTGCTCGGCCCTGCCGGGCGCGGTGTCGCGGACCACTTCGGCCTCATGGACCGGGTCGACCTGTTCACCGGGACCCTGTCCAAGTGCTTCGGCTCCACCGGGGGGTTCCTCGCCGGTCCCGCGCACGTCATCGACTACCTGCGCTACAGCGCGCGCTCCATCCTCTTCTCCGCCTCGATGCCGCCGGCCGCCCTCGCCGCCGGGATCGCCGCGCTCGGCATCGCCGCGGCCGAGCCCTGGCGGCGCCGGCGCGTGCTCGCCCTCGCGGAGGCGCTGCGGGCGGGGCTGCGCGCCCTCGGCTACGACACGGGTGACTCGGTCACCCCGGTCGTGCCCGTCCTCATCGGGGACGCGACCGTGTGCGCCCGGATGTGGCAGGCCCTGCTCGACGAGGGCGTGTTCACCAACGCGGTCGGTGCCCCCGCCGTCCCCGAGGGCCGCTGCGTCATCCGGGTGACCGTGCAGGCCACGCACTCCGACGCCCACCTGGAGCGGATCCTGGGCGCCTTCGCGGCCGCCGGCCGCCGGGTCGGCCTCGTCCCGGACCTGCCCGCGCAGGCGGTGGCCCGGTGA
- a CDS encoding glutamate--cysteine ligase: MARTVGVEEELLLVDARSGEPRAVADAVLDGGPWPRELVAELQQQQLELNSSPCVTLDQLREELRAWRCRAAGLARSEGVAVAALGTSPMAVPPRLTPRGRYRRMAQSFGLTAQETLTCGCHVHVGVESDEEGVAVVDRIRPWLPPLLALSSNSPLWQGADTGYASYRYQVFGRWPTAGPTRGFGSAEGYRAAVSRLLASGILIDQGMLYFDARLSAKFPTVEVRVCDVCPEYQDAVVLAALVRGLVETAAREWADGCPAPGDDVSLLRLASWRASRSGLDGALLDPRTFRPASAHDVVESLVAHVEGALKDAGDLYTVRAGVDRLTSQGSGARRQRQVYARGGPAAVLRDAVLRTAA, translated from the coding sequence GTGGCACGCACCGTGGGAGTGGAAGAAGAGCTTCTCCTGGTGGACGCGCGGTCCGGGGAACCGCGCGCGGTGGCCGACGCGGTGCTGGACGGCGGCCCCTGGCCCCGGGAACTGGTGGCCGAGCTGCAGCAACAGCAGCTCGAACTGAACAGCTCCCCCTGCGTCACCCTGGACCAGCTGCGGGAGGAGCTGCGCGCCTGGCGCTGCCGGGCGGCCGGGCTCGCCCGCTCGGAGGGCGTCGCGGTGGCGGCGCTGGGGACCTCCCCGATGGCGGTGCCGCCCCGGCTCACCCCCAGGGGCCGCTACCGCAGGATGGCCCAGTCCTTCGGCCTCACCGCGCAGGAGACCCTGACCTGCGGCTGCCACGTCCACGTGGGGGTGGAGTCGGACGAGGAGGGCGTGGCCGTCGTCGACCGCATCCGCCCCTGGCTGCCGCCTTTGCTCGCGCTCAGCTCCAATTCGCCGCTCTGGCAGGGCGCCGACACGGGGTACGCGAGCTACCGCTACCAGGTCTTCGGCCGCTGGCCCACCGCCGGGCCGACCCGCGGCTTCGGCTCCGCCGAGGGGTACCGCGCCGCGGTGTCGCGCCTGCTGGCCTCGGGGATCCTGATCGACCAGGGCATGCTCTACTTCGACGCCCGGCTGTCGGCGAAGTTCCCCACGGTGGAGGTGCGCGTCTGCGACGTGTGCCCGGAGTACCAGGACGCGGTGGTGCTGGCCGCGCTGGTGCGCGGCCTGGTCGAGACCGCCGCCCGCGAGTGGGCCGACGGGTGCCCCGCGCCCGGCGACGACGTGTCCCTGCTCCGGCTCGCCTCGTGGCGGGCCAGCCGCTCCGGGCTGGACGGCGCCCTGCTCGATCCGCGCACCTTCCGTCCGGCGAGCGCGCACGACGTCGTCGAGTCCCTGGTCGCCCACGTCGAGGGCGCGCTGAAGGACGCGGGCGACCTGTACACCGTCCGGGCCGGCGTGGACCGCCTGACCTCCCAGGGCTCCGGTGCCCGCCGGCAGCGCCAGGTGTACGCGCGCGGCGGCCCCGCCGCGGTCCTGCGGGACGCGGTGCTCCGCACCGCGGCGTGA
- a CDS encoding condensation domain-containing protein, which produces MRRRLSPYERVIWAAGERLPVNIAAVARVEGRTTPGRVRAAVASVRRRHPLLGVRIADPGPWQGRLTTAGVPDPGVRVVPDAGAGAWSRVVEEELQRPFDTRTGPLARFVLVDAGECFDLVTVYHHLVADAVSAGVVMRDLLTHLGGPDPACTPLPGPAQPPGAHREAAADAGPMPVPVPVPVLAAPADELIPGPRAHPGDLLKTARALGGPVRPPYPPDGRLAYRAWSLEREETELLLKRCRAQGATLQAALCAAFARAAAPGRPARIAVAADLRRVLEPSPGEAMGLYAASFVVPVDGGTDDLWAAARDARAGIHARLTPEELRPLVRVFRLTSFLPHRAVGALLRRGETRGPRFDVSVSNTRLDLPGTYGPLRLAAVHGAAHTSLSGAPLVIVVGLGGRLFLSVTSTAGEEAADLCRRAMEHLLSAE; this is translated from the coding sequence ATGCGCCGCCGACTGTCCCCGTACGAACGCGTCATCTGGGCCGCGGGCGAGCGGCTCCCCGTCAACATCGCCGCCGTGGCCCGGGTCGAGGGCCGCACCACGCCCGGGCGCGTGCGCGCGGCCGTGGCGTCCGTGCGCCGCCGCCACCCCCTGCTCGGCGTCCGCATCGCCGACCCGGGGCCGTGGCAGGGGCGGCTCACCACGGCCGGGGTACCGGACCCGGGGGTGCGGGTGGTCCCGGACGCCGGTGCGGGTGCCTGGTCCCGCGTGGTGGAGGAGGAGCTCCAGCGGCCCTTCGACACCCGTACGGGTCCCCTCGCCCGCTTCGTGCTCGTCGACGCGGGCGAGTGCTTCGACCTCGTCACCGTCTACCACCACCTGGTGGCCGACGCCGTCTCCGCGGGCGTCGTCATGCGCGACCTGCTGACCCACCTCGGGGGGCCGGATCCGGCGTGCACGCCCCTGCCCGGCCCGGCGCAGCCGCCCGGCGCACACCGGGAGGCCGCGGCGGACGCGGGCCCGATGCCGGTGCCGGTGCCGGTGCCGGTGCTGGCGGCACCCGCGGACGAGCTGATCCCCGGCCCCCGCGCCCACCCCGGGGACCTGCTGAAGACCGCCCGCGCCCTGGGCGGGCCCGTCCGGCCGCCGTACCCCCCGGACGGGCGGCTCGCCTACCGCGCGTGGTCACTGGAGCGCGAGGAGACGGAGCTGCTGCTCAAGCGGTGCCGGGCGCAGGGCGCGACGCTGCAGGCCGCCCTGTGCGCGGCCTTCGCGCGGGCCGCCGCGCCCGGCCGCCCGGCGCGCATCGCGGTGGCGGCGGACCTGCGCCGGGTGCTCGAACCGTCGCCCGGTGAGGCCATGGGCCTGTACGCGGCGAGCTTCGTCGTCCCCGTGGACGGCGGCACCGACGACCTGTGGGCGGCCGCGCGCGACGCGCGGGCCGGGATCCACGCCCGGCTCACCCCGGAGGAGCTGCGGCCGCTCGTGCGCGTCTTCCGGCTGACCTCGTTCCTGCCGCACCGCGCCGTCGGCGCCCTCCTGCGGCGCGGCGAGACCCGCGGCCCCCGGTTCGACGTGTCGGTGAGCAACACGCGCCTCGACCTTCCCGGGACGTACGGACCGCTGCGGCTGGCCGCCGTCCACGGGGCCGCGCACACCAGCCTGTCCGGGGCGCCGCTGGTGATCGTGGTGGGGCTGGGCGGGCGGCTGTTCCTCAGCGTGACGTCCACGGCGGGCGAGGAGGCCGCCGACCTGTGCCGGCGCGCCATGGAGCACCTCCTGTCCGCCGAGTGA